Proteins co-encoded in one Nitrosopumilus sp. genomic window:
- a CDS encoding toll/interleukin-1 receptor domain-containing protein → MDNELPYKILKIMRDLYNMDPMSYMGMDYFEPELKLPEEVIQGALIYLKEKDWIRSFKDVHGEWVQRINANGMDELLNYEKEHADDNEPLEFDVSHEDHTGKIKVFISHKFVKSDQKLAKALEHNLNENNIYGYLAERRKEYDIVFGEKIKNEIKSSDYLVAIITKNSHFAPSVHQEIGYAMGIGVPVRVMAEEKEAKGVLVEGKDIEIFTRYDFEKYLGNIIKNIQKNGIRKKLSQKEKDDLITHVYRPCFNQLMNIYPKRDFITEIPDNAWNKLEPFWQLKCEPEISKLFQEYEKERNTWHLMWIDFQNKCQSKRKELGEMLRPIFEKYHLFNLDGTLSFGGYDLNPEEWIHNCQDVLFNPQIQNRLELYVTLKDFALKKWGERYSKSYDKWHQNNPLIFTEILKMIPYLIDKLDAEFPYNKINDQRNILKEKIEILTLALEEKLR, encoded by the coding sequence ATGGACAATGAATTACCATACAAAATTTTGAAAATAATGCGAGATCTTTACAATATGGACCCTATGAGTTACATGGGTATGGATTACTTTGAACCAGAACTTAAACTTCCTGAAGAAGTAATTCAAGGGGCGTTAATCTATCTGAAAGAAAAAGACTGGATAAGATCTTTCAAAGATGTTCATGGTGAATGGGTTCAACGAATCAACGCTAATGGAATGGATGAATTACTAAACTATGAAAAAGAACATGCTGATGATAATGAGCCATTAGAATTTGATGTGTCTCATGAAGATCATACTGGTAAAATCAAGGTCTTTATCAGCCACAAATTTGTAAAATCAGACCAAAAATTAGCAAAAGCCTTAGAACACAATCTTAATGAAAATAACATCTATGGTTACTTGGCAGAACGAAGAAAAGAATATGATATTGTATTTGGAGAGAAAATAAAAAATGAAATTAAATCATCAGACTATCTAGTAGCCATTATTACTAAAAACTCTCATTTTGCACCATCAGTACATCAAGAAATAGGATACGCTATGGGAATTGGAGTTCCTGTCAGAGTAATGGCTGAAGAAAAAGAAGCAAAAGGAGTATTAGTAGAAGGCAAAGACATTGAAATTTTTACAAGATATGATTTTGAAAAATATCTAGGAAATATAATAAAAAATATTCAAAAAAATGGAATTAGAAAAAAACTATCTCAAAAAGAAAAAGATGATCTAATTACACATGTGTATCGTCCTTGTTTTAACCAATTAATGAATATATATCCAAAACGAGATTTCATAACAGAAATTCCAGATAATGCGTGGAACAAACTTGAACCATTTTGGCAATTAAAATGTGAGCCTGAAATATCAAAACTTTTTCAGGAATACGAAAAAGAGAGAAATACTTGGCATCTAATGTGGATAGACTTTCAAAATAAATGCCAATCCAAACGAAAAGAATTAGGAGAAATGCTTAGACCTATTTTTGAAAAATATCATTTGTTCAATTTGGATGGAACTCTTTCTTTTGGAGGATATGATCTTAATCCCGAAGAATGGATTCATAACTGTCAGGATGTTCTGTTTAACCCTCAAATTCAAAATCGATTGGAGTTGTACGTAACATTAAAAGACTTTGCACTAAAGAAATGGGGCGAAAGATATTCAAAATCATATGACAAATGGCATCAAAACAATCCGTTGATTTTTACTGAAATCTTAAAAATGATTCCCTATTTAATAGATAAACTAGATGCAGAATTCCCATATAATAAAATCAATGATCAGAGAAACATTCTAAAAGAAAAAATCGAGATATTGACACTTGCTCTAGAAGAAAAATTGAGATGA
- a CDS encoding helix-turn-helix domain-containing protein, translating to MMKIPKIPSSVENWSIEKIDELIQYVGIESDTFDFKKEPNQLEEHICAMANTKGGHLVLGIEQIDSEDGKQIVKFEKRGFKHGFEDNIKNQISNSVLLIEPIPDVDIIPVHEKDNKKFYIVIQIQNNFSNKPYFVRSTDQCFVRIHNSKIRANRSIIFNLFGTSIEQRKNLESLRSASSMVEESFRHVISRIYFVSPESNMKISLLELSYLRTTAVSCDAFLKERDLWGEHTGQGSYTHGINSLLHDLEFMNTYIKSYNDSHDTDERRDLKGQLSSYSLGSTFETQTLEMFDKIICSVDVFLSKI from the coding sequence ATGATGAAAATTCCCAAAATTCCTTCGTCAGTTGAGAATTGGTCTATAGAAAAAATAGATGAGTTGATTCAATATGTGGGGATTGAATCAGATACTTTTGATTTTAAAAAAGAACCAAATCAATTAGAAGAACATATCTGTGCAATGGCAAATACCAAGGGAGGACATCTAGTATTGGGGATTGAACAAATTGATAGTGAAGATGGAAAGCAAATTGTAAAATTTGAAAAACGTGGGTTTAAACATGGTTTTGAAGATAACATTAAAAATCAAATCAGTAACAGTGTTCTTCTGATAGAACCAATACCTGATGTGGATATTATTCCAGTTCATGAAAAAGATAACAAAAAATTCTATATCGTAATCCAAATTCAAAATAATTTTTCAAATAAACCTTATTTTGTACGTTCAACTGACCAGTGTTTTGTAAGAATTCATAACTCAAAAATACGTGCAAATCGTTCAATTATTTTTAATTTATTTGGAACATCAATCGAACAGAGGAAAAATCTTGAAAGTTTACGTTCTGCAAGTAGTATGGTGGAAGAATCTTTTAGACATGTTATTAGCAGAATTTATTTTGTTTCGCCTGAGTCAAACATGAAAATTTCTCTTCTAGAATTATCGTATTTACGAACTACTGCTGTTTCTTGTGATGCATTTCTAAAAGAAAGAGACTTGTGGGGCGAACATACTGGACAAGGCAGTTACACTCATGGAATTAATTCTTTATTGCATGATTTAGAATTTATGAACACATACATCAAATCATACAACGATTCACATGATACTGATGAAAGACGTGATCTGAAAGGACAACTGTCGTCATACAGTTTGGGTAGCACGTTTGAGACACAAACATTAGAAATGTTTGATAAAATAATCTGTTCCGTAGATGTATTTCTTTCAAAAATATGA